One Brassica napus cultivar Da-Ae chromosome C2, Da-Ae, whole genome shotgun sequence DNA window includes the following coding sequences:
- the LOC106420825 gene encoding adenylyltransferase and sulfurtransferase MOCS3, with the protein MEANGWDSSAIVRELKELKLQKAELEHRISALEAKLQDTAALERSVAVSNGCSVPNGLEHGLSPDQIYRYSRQLLLPSFGVEAQSNLLKSSVLVIGAGGLGSPALLYLAACGLGRLGIIDHDVVELNNMHRQIIHTEAFIGHPKVKSAAAACRSIKSTIKIDEYVEALRTSNALEILSQYDIIVDATDNPPSRYMISDCCVLLGKPLVSGAALGMEGQLTVYNHKGGPCYRCMFPTPPPTTACQRCSDSGVLGVVPGVIGCLQALETIKLASLVGEPLSERMLLFDALSARIRIVKIRGRSAQCTVCGDNSSFTKQQFKDFDYEDFTQFPLSAGPLNILPQESRINSKEFKEILDKKEQHVLLDVRPAHHYKIVSLPDSINIPLANLEARLDELTFALKEKQEGHASTGSCTNPCIYVVCRRGNDSQRAVEYLRDWGFGSAKDIIGGLEAWAADVNPTFPTY; encoded by the exons ATGGAGGCGAACGGTTGGGATTCGTCGGCAATCGTCCGTGAATTGAAAGAGTTAAAGCTACAGAAGGCAGAACTTGAGCACCGAATCTCTGCTCTCGAAGCAAAGCTCCAAGATACCGCGGCGCTTGAACGGTCCGTCGCCGTATCTAACGGTTGCTCTGTTCCAAACGGGCTTGAACATGGGCTGTCTCCTGATCAGATTTACCGTTACAGTCGCCAATTGTTACTCCCTTCCTTTGGTGTTGAAG CACAATCAAATCTCTTGAAGTCGTCGGTATTAGTCATCGGAGCTGGAGGGCTTGGTTCGCCTGCATTATTGTATCTCGCTGCTTGTGGCCTTG GTCGATTGGGTATTATCGATCATGATGTTGTAGAACTCAACAATATGCATAGGCAG ATAATACACACTGAAGCATTTATTGGCCACCCAAAAGTGAAATCTGCTGCAGCTGCTTGTCGCTC GATAAAATCGACAATCAAAATTGATGAATATGTGGAAGCTCTCCGCACATCCAACGCCTTGGAGATCCTCAGCCA ATATGATATTATAGTAGATGCAACAGACAACCCTCCAAGTCGTTACATGATCAGCGATTGTTGTGTCCTCTTAGGAAAG CCTTTGGTGTCAGGTGCTGCGCTTGGAATGGAGGGGCAG CTTACGGTCTATAACCACAAAGGAGGCCCGTGTTACCGTTGCATGTTTCCAACTCCTCCACCGACAACAGCGTGCCAAAGGTGTTCTGATAGCGGAGTACTTGGAGTAG TTCCTGGTGTTATTGGCTGTCTACAAGCGCTAGAGACAATTAAACTCGCGAGCTTGGTGGGAGAACCACTCTCTGAACGGATGCTTCTTTTTGacgctttatcagcaaggatcCGCATT GTCAAGATCAGAGGCCGGTCAGCCCAGTGCACAGTGTGTGGAGACAATTCGTCTTTTACTAAGCAGCAGTTCAAAGATTTTGACTATGAGGACTTCACTCAGTTTCCTTTATCTGCG GGCCCGTTGAACATACTTCCCCAAGAATCAAGAATCAACAGCAAGGAGTTCAAAGAGATCCTTGACAAGAAGGAGCAACATGTTCTTCTAGATGTTCGACCTGCCCATCATTATAAGATTGTATCTCTCCCGGATTCAATCAACATCCCTCTTGCAAACTTGGAGGCTCGGTTGGATGAGCTTACTTTTGCTCTGAAAGAAAAACAAGAGGGACATGCTAGCACAGGATCTTGCACAAATCCGTGCATCTACGTGGTGTGTAGGCGCGGGAATGATTCACAGAGAGCTGTTGAGTATCTTCGTGATTGGGGTTTTGGTTCAGCTAAAGATATAATTGGAGGACTGGAAGCTTGGGCAGCTGATGTCAACCCCACCTTCCCCACTTACTAG
- the LOC106420827 gene encoding uncharacterized protein LOC106420827, protein MKKGIHPQMQWISYVTQSGRLMHVMMTRIHHVGKVYHFGAKRQLAQSIGQIAKFKRRFNEQEEEATTHENNNQNQNQSK, encoded by the coding sequence ATGAAGAAAGGAATACACCCACAGATGCAGTGGATCTCGTACGTGACACAGAGCGGTAGATTGATGCACGTCATGATGACTAGAATCCACCATGTTGGCAAAGTCTACCACTTTGGTGCTAAGCGTCAGTTAGCTCAAAGCATTGGTCAGATTGCCAAGTTCAAGCGCAGGTTTAACGAGCAAGAGGAAGAAGCTACCACCCATGAGAACAACAACCAGAACCAGAACCAGAGCAAGTAG
- the LOC106420809 gene encoding LOW QUALITY PROTEIN: GDP-L-galactose phosphorylase 2 (The sequence of the model RefSeq protein was modified relative to this genomic sequence to represent the inferred CDS: deleted 1 base in 1 codon): MLLKIKRVPTLVSNHQKDETAEEEEGEGEGCGRNILSKCCINGERLPLYTCKPAEENVTFLESVLLGEWEDRFQRGLFRYDVTACETKVIPGKYGFIAQLNEGRHLKKRPTEFRVDQVLQPFDANKFNFTKFSPEELLFQFEAGMPLDADNSPSVVAINVSPIEYGHVLLIPQVLGCLPQRIDHKSLLLALHMAVEAANPHFRVGYNSLGTFATINHLHFQAYYLAMPFPIEKAHSLKISTTNDGVRISKLMSYPVRGLFFEGGNSIKDLSDAVSNASVCLQNNNIPFNILISDSGKRIFLLLQCYAEKQALGGVSSELLDTQVNPAVREMSGHMVLKRKEDYEGASEEKAWSLLAEVSLSEERFKEVNTMIFEAIGCSGEEEEENLEEESSIRVNCCTLVKGDVF, encoded by the exons ATGTTGTTGAAGATCAAAAGGGTTCCGACACTTGTGTCGAATCACCAGAAAGATGAGACagcggaagaagaagaaggcgaaGGCGAAGGATGTGGTCGGAATATTCTTAGCAAGTGTTGTATAAATG GGGAAAGACTTCCTTTGTATACATGCAAACCTGCCGAAGAGAATGTAACGTTCCTCGAATCCGTACTTCTTGGAGAG TGGGAAGATCGGTTTCAAAGAGGACTATTTCGTTACGATGTTACAGCCTGTGAAACCAAG GTTATACCGGGGAAGTACGGTTTCATAGCGCAGCTAAACGAAGGTCGTCATCTCAAGAAGAGGCCAACAGAGTTCCGTGTTGATCAAGTTCTTCAA CCATTTGATGCTAACAAATTCAACTTCACTAAATTTTCTCCGGAAGAGTTGCTTTTCCAGTTTGAAGCTGGTATGCCTTTAGACGCTGATAATTCTCCAAGCGTCGTTGCAATCAAT GTGAGTCCGATTGAGTATGGACATGTGTTGCTGATTCCCCAAGTTCTTGGTTGCTTGCCTCAAAGGATTGATCACAAAAGCCTTTTGCTAGCTCTTCACATGGCTGTTGAAGCCGCTAATCCGCATTTTCGGGTTGGGTACAATAGTTTAGGTACATTTGCTACCATCAACCATCTTCACTTTCAG GCTTACTACTTGGCAATGCCATTCCCAATAGAGAAAGCTCATTCGTTGAAGATCAGTACCACCAATGACGGCGTCAGAATCTCAAAGCTCATGAGTTATCCTGTGAGAGGTCTTTTCTTTGAAGGTGGAAACTCCATCAAAGATCTCTCTGATGCTGTATCAAACGCATCTGTTTGCCTTCAGAACAACAACATTCCTTTCAACATTCTCATTTCTGATTCCGGAAAacggatctttcttctccttcag TGTTATGCAGAGAAACAGGCACTAGGGGGAGTTAGCTCAGAGCTGTTGGATACGCAAGTGAATCCAGCGGTCCGGGAGATGAGTGGTCACATGGTCctgaagagaaaagaagattACGAAGGAGCTTCGGAGGAGAAAGCGTGGAGTCTTCTTGCTGAAGTCTCTTTATCAGAGGAGAGGTTCAAAGAAGTTAACACCATGATCTTTGAAGCAATTGGTTGTagtggtgaagaagaagaagaaaaccttGAAGAGGAGAGTTCGATAAGAGTGAATTGTTGCACTTTAGTGAAAGGAGACGTATTTTGA
- the LOC106420949 gene encoding stigma-specific STIG1-like protein 2: protein MAQFMKLLVTIALTMAITVAIITTTTTNATTTKFALEYPLKDHTPPGAVKVRPSRFLAEKVDNGHGPKARNPNAADHCHKEPEICSSSYYSTGANSTMACCNNKCMDLSTDDKNCGACKNKCKFGQTCCRGQCVYVAYDKRHCGECNHRCELGEFCVYGLCNYA, encoded by the coding sequence ATGGCGCAATTCATGAAGCTACTCGTGACAATTGCATTAACAATGGCAATCACAGTCGCCATCATCACCACCACAACCACCAACGCCACAACCACAAAATTTGCTCTCGAATATCCTCTTAAGGACCACACACCACCAGGAGCGGTTAAGGTTAGACCGAGTCGGTTCTTGGCAGAAAAAGTCGACAACGGTCATGGACCTAAAGCACGTAACCCAAATGCAGCTGACCATTGCCACAAGGAGCCAGAGATCTGCAGCAGCAGCTATTACAGCACCGGAGCAAACTCTACGATGGCTTGTTGTAACAACAAATGTATGGATTTATCAACCGACGACAAAAACTGCGGTGCGTGTAAGAACAAATGCAAGTTTGGGCAAACATGTTGTCGCGGTCAGTGCGTTTACGTGGCTTACGATAAACGCCACTGCGGTGAGTGTAACCATCGTTGCGAACTAGGCGAGTTCTGCGTCTACGGTCTTTGTAACTACGCGTGA
- the LOC125581532 gene encoding splicing factor, suppressor of white-apricot homolog isoform X1, producing the protein MDLEIVGRHALFFDDDSMATFVNSPTALVDWNSLFIDRYDVRHLLSSLPPPRPKRRRPVSDDPNLDADLDHERYLDLPADSPSPSHDESDINDGSASTNAAGFRAVPYSYGSSSDFSDQKIADTESGFNPPFPVPDYLLQHLPPTEKLHQIMARTSSFVSNHGGQSEIVLRVKQGGNPTFGFLMPDHHLHPYFRFLVEHQELLTGKSAVEDKNIEGGKDGGALSLLGSVYGTVEDEETNEESARDCKTKGSTEGDEADSSGPEVSKEAAKIATVRDVAFKHSLLSNDQAPFIKGNPSVSAVNVVERKQINTEDKVSEKPLASEKLQSSTMLAQPKLELQIVEPPVEMKRAIDKIVDFIQKNGKELEATLAAQDVKYGMFPFLRPASLYHGYYRKVLREAEELRSYNRGDFTKKENMKQEKMDSTVKDGKPALGSGSILQDDSAKREKQKVVSDKPKIELKKEPFKPVEPQMRVNVDVNTAAAILEAARRGIRNPQLGILSGKPLDGTSQSLGNDGSNTSSKPPHLSKSMGQLNSGSAAAREADSSEAGLSKEQKLKAERLKRAKMFVAMLKPGAQAAQQAEPSRSASVEPLGSGSGSNTAKEVEGSSHPSEVSEKKQADDDNTERRSRRNYRSRSQRDEDDEMGEEEDSEESIMEEVTEDTKIEKKHSSRKRHDRHKHKRRHSSKDRHSRDKDKHESSSNDEYHSRSRYRHKHRKSSDRHELYDSSDTDREHRHRSSKHSKDADYSKDKRSHHHKSRKHHDKHLDSSDDEHRRHHRHRSSRRKHEDSSDSEHGHRQKSSKRIKKDEKRVEEESVSKSDQSDGKASPEDNNIMHPQSETTQVSDELRAKIRAMLADTL; encoded by the exons ATGGATCTGGAGATCGTTGGCCGTCACGCTCTCTTCTTCGACGATGATTCGATGGCAACCTTTGTCAACTCCCCGACGGCGCTCGTTGACTGGAACAGCCTTTTCATTGACCGCTACGATGTTCGCcacctcctctcttctctccctcCTCCGCGTCCCAAGCGCCGCCGTCCGGTTTCAGACGATCCTAACTTGGATGCTGATCTAGATCACGAGCGTTATCTTGATTTGCCGGCGGATTCTCCATCTCCGTCGCACGACGAGAGCG ATATCAATGATGGTTCAGCAAGTACAAATGCCGCTGGTTTTCGTGCTGTCCCCTATTCATACGGAAGCTCCAGTGATTTCAGTGACCAGAAAATTGCTGATACGGAATCTGGGTTTAACCCTCCTTTCCCCGTGCCTGATTATTTACTTCAACACCTG CCCCCAACTGAGAAATTACATCAGATCATGGCAAGAACTTCTAGTTTTGTAAGCAACCATGGTGGGCAATCTGAAATTGTCTTGAGAGTCAAACAAGGAGGCAACCCAACATTTGGGTTCTTGATGCCAGACCATCATCTTCACCCTTACTTTAGGTTTCTTGTTGAACATCAAGAGCTTTTGACAGGAAAATCTGCCGTAGAAGATAAGAATATTGAAGGTGGGAAGGATGGTGGAGCTTTGTCCTTGCTAGGTTCGGTTTACGGGACTGTAGAAGACGAAGAGACTAATGAAGAGTCAGCAAGGGACTGTAAAACAAAGGGTTCTACGGAAGGTGATGAAGCTGATTCCAGTGGACCTGAAGTGTCAAAAGAAGCTGCAAAGATTGCCACAGTGAGAGATGTAGCCTTTAAGCATTCTCTTCTGTCAAATGATCAAGCACCTTTTATAAAAGGAAACCCTTCTGTCAGCGCAGTTAACGTTGTTGAGAGGAAGCAGATCAATACAGAAGATAAAGTTTCAGAAAAACCTTTGGCTTCTGAAAAGTTGCAATCTTCTACAATGCTGGCACAACCCAAGCTTGAACTGCAAATTGTGGAGCCGCCAGTTGAGATGAAAAGAGCGATTGATAAGATAGTTGACTTCATTCAAAAGAATGGGAAAGAACTTGAGGCTACTCTTGCTGCACAGGATGTTAAATACGGGATGTTTCCATTCTTACGTCCAGCTAGCTTATACCATGGATATTATCGGAAGGTTCTCCGAGAGGCTGAAGAG TTAAGATCATATAACAGAGGCGATTTTACCAAGAAGGAAAACATGAAGCAAGAGAAAATGGACAGTACTGTAAAAGATGGCAAACCTGCTTTAGGGAGTGGGAGTATCTTACAGGATGATTCTGCAAAGAGGGAGAAACAAAAAGTGGTTAGTGACAAACCAAAGATTGAGTTAAAAAAGGAACCATTCAAGCCCGTCGAACCGCAGATGAGGGTCAATGTAGATGTGAATACTGCTGCTGCTATTCTTGAAGCTGCCAGAAGAGGCATAAGGAATCCCCAGTTAGGGATCCTATCAGGCAAACCCTTGGATGGAACTTCTCAGAGCCTCGGAAATGATGGAAGTAATACTTCTTCTAAGCCCCCTCATTTGTCCAAATCTATGGGTCAACTGAATTCTGGCtcggcagctgctagagaagctGATTCTTCTGAAGCAGGCTTGTCGAAGGAGCAGAAGTTGAAGGCAGAAAGGTTGAAGCGTGCAAAAATGTTTGTGGCCATGTTAAAGCCCGGTGCCCAGGCAGCGCAACAGGCTGAACCATCGCGAAGTGCATCAGTCGAACCGTTGGGTTCTGGATCAGGTTCTAATACTGCCAAAGAAGTAGAAGGTAGCTCACATCCATCTGAAGTCTCTGAGAAGAAACAAGCAGATGATGATAACACTGAAAGACGATCAAGGAGAAATTACCGCTCCAGATCACAgagagatgaagatgatgaaatgggagaagaagaagacagtgAAGAGAGCATCATGGAGGAAGTCACTGAAGATACAAAGATTGAGAAGAAGCATTCAAGTAGAAAACGGCATGATAGGCATAAGCACAAGAGACGACACTCTTCCAAGGACAGACATTCACGGGACAAGGACAAGCATGAGAGCTCATCGAATGATGAGTATCACAGTCGTTCCCGCTATAGGCACAAACACCGCAAATCTTCAGACAGGCATGAGCTATATGATTCTTCCGACACTGATCGTGAGCACCGACACAGATCTAGTAAGCATAGCAAAGATGCTGATTATTCCAAGGACAAGCGTAGCCATCATCACAAATCCAGGAAGCATCATGATAAGCATCTTGATTCATCTGATGATGAGCATCGCAGACACCACCGACACAGATCCAGTAGACGCAAGCACGAGGACTCTTCAGACAGTGAGCATGGTCATCGACAGAAGTCTAGCAAACGTATAAAGAAAGATGAGAAAAGAGTGGAAGAGGAGAGTGTTTCAAAGTCAGACCAGTCTGATGGTAAAGCTTCTCCTGAAGATAACAACATCATGCACCCACAAAGCGAAACAACTCAGGTTTCAGATGAGCTAAGAGCCAAAATACGTGCCATGTTAGCTGATACCTT GTGA
- the LOC125581532 gene encoding splicing factor, suppressor of white-apricot homolog isoform X2: MARTSSFVSNHGGQSEIVLRVKQGGNPTFGFLMPDHHLHPYFRFLVEHQELLTGKSAVEDKNIEGGKDGGALSLLGSVYGTVEDEETNEESARDCKTKGSTEGDEADSSGPEVSKEAAKIATVRDVAFKHSLLSNDQAPFIKGNPSVSAVNVVERKQINTEDKVSEKPLASEKLQSSTMLAQPKLELQIVEPPVEMKRAIDKIVDFIQKNGKELEATLAAQDVKYGMFPFLRPASLYHGYYRKVLREAEELRSYNRGDFTKKENMKQEKMDSTVKDGKPALGSGSILQDDSAKREKQKVVSDKPKIELKKEPFKPVEPQMRVNVDVNTAAAILEAARRGIRNPQLGILSGKPLDGTSQSLGNDGSNTSSKPPHLSKSMGQLNSGSAAAREADSSEAGLSKEQKLKAERLKRAKMFVAMLKPGAQAAQQAEPSRSASVEPLGSGSGSNTAKEVEGSSHPSEVSEKKQADDDNTERRSRRNYRSRSQRDEDDEMGEEEDSEESIMEEVTEDTKIEKKHSSRKRHDRHKHKRRHSSKDRHSRDKDKHESSSNDEYHSRSRYRHKHRKSSDRHELYDSSDTDREHRHRSSKHSKDADYSKDKRSHHHKSRKHHDKHLDSSDDEHRRHHRHRSSRRKHEDSSDSEHGHRQKSSKRIKKDEKRVEEESVSKSDQSDGKASPEDNNIMHPQSETTQVSDELRAKIRAMLADTL; this comes from the exons ATGGCAAGAACTTCTAGTTTTGTAAGCAACCATGGTGGGCAATCTGAAATTGTCTTGAGAGTCAAACAAGGAGGCAACCCAACATTTGGGTTCTTGATGCCAGACCATCATCTTCACCCTTACTTTAGGTTTCTTGTTGAACATCAAGAGCTTTTGACAGGAAAATCTGCCGTAGAAGATAAGAATATTGAAGGTGGGAAGGATGGTGGAGCTTTGTCCTTGCTAGGTTCGGTTTACGGGACTGTAGAAGACGAAGAGACTAATGAAGAGTCAGCAAGGGACTGTAAAACAAAGGGTTCTACGGAAGGTGATGAAGCTGATTCCAGTGGACCTGAAGTGTCAAAAGAAGCTGCAAAGATTGCCACAGTGAGAGATGTAGCCTTTAAGCATTCTCTTCTGTCAAATGATCAAGCACCTTTTATAAAAGGAAACCCTTCTGTCAGCGCAGTTAACGTTGTTGAGAGGAAGCAGATCAATACAGAAGATAAAGTTTCAGAAAAACCTTTGGCTTCTGAAAAGTTGCAATCTTCTACAATGCTGGCACAACCCAAGCTTGAACTGCAAATTGTGGAGCCGCCAGTTGAGATGAAAAGAGCGATTGATAAGATAGTTGACTTCATTCAAAAGAATGGGAAAGAACTTGAGGCTACTCTTGCTGCACAGGATGTTAAATACGGGATGTTTCCATTCTTACGTCCAGCTAGCTTATACCATGGATATTATCGGAAGGTTCTCCGAGAGGCTGAAGAG TTAAGATCATATAACAGAGGCGATTTTACCAAGAAGGAAAACATGAAGCAAGAGAAAATGGACAGTACTGTAAAAGATGGCAAACCTGCTTTAGGGAGTGGGAGTATCTTACAGGATGATTCTGCAAAGAGGGAGAAACAAAAAGTGGTTAGTGACAAACCAAAGATTGAGTTAAAAAAGGAACCATTCAAGCCCGTCGAACCGCAGATGAGGGTCAATGTAGATGTGAATACTGCTGCTGCTATTCTTGAAGCTGCCAGAAGAGGCATAAGGAATCCCCAGTTAGGGATCCTATCAGGCAAACCCTTGGATGGAACTTCTCAGAGCCTCGGAAATGATGGAAGTAATACTTCTTCTAAGCCCCCTCATTTGTCCAAATCTATGGGTCAACTGAATTCTGGCtcggcagctgctagagaagctGATTCTTCTGAAGCAGGCTTGTCGAAGGAGCAGAAGTTGAAGGCAGAAAGGTTGAAGCGTGCAAAAATGTTTGTGGCCATGTTAAAGCCCGGTGCCCAGGCAGCGCAACAGGCTGAACCATCGCGAAGTGCATCAGTCGAACCGTTGGGTTCTGGATCAGGTTCTAATACTGCCAAAGAAGTAGAAGGTAGCTCACATCCATCTGAAGTCTCTGAGAAGAAACAAGCAGATGATGATAACACTGAAAGACGATCAAGGAGAAATTACCGCTCCAGATCACAgagagatgaagatgatgaaatgggagaagaagaagacagtgAAGAGAGCATCATGGAGGAAGTCACTGAAGATACAAAGATTGAGAAGAAGCATTCAAGTAGAAAACGGCATGATAGGCATAAGCACAAGAGACGACACTCTTCCAAGGACAGACATTCACGGGACAAGGACAAGCATGAGAGCTCATCGAATGATGAGTATCACAGTCGTTCCCGCTATAGGCACAAACACCGCAAATCTTCAGACAGGCATGAGCTATATGATTCTTCCGACACTGATCGTGAGCACCGACACAGATCTAGTAAGCATAGCAAAGATGCTGATTATTCCAAGGACAAGCGTAGCCATCATCACAAATCCAGGAAGCATCATGATAAGCATCTTGATTCATCTGATGATGAGCATCGCAGACACCACCGACACAGATCCAGTAGACGCAAGCACGAGGACTCTTCAGACAGTGAGCATGGTCATCGACAGAAGTCTAGCAAACGTATAAAGAAAGATGAGAAAAGAGTGGAAGAGGAGAGTGTTTCAAAGTCAGACCAGTCTGATGGTAAAGCTTCTCCTGAAGATAACAACATCATGCACCCACAAAGCGAAACAACTCAGGTTTCAGATGAGCTAAGAGCCAAAATACGTGCCATGTTAGCTGATACCTT GTGA
- the LOC106408531 gene encoding mitogen-activated protein kinase kinase kinase 17, producing MEEQNWIRGPTIGRGSTATVSLAITNSGEFYAVKSAEFSSSAFLQREESILSSLSSPYVVKYIGSNTTTENDTLTYNLLMEYVPGGSIHDLIKTSGGKLPEPAIRTYTRQILKGLMYLHGLGIVHCDLKSQNVMIGGETAKIADLGCAKMAGNGSLVFSGTPAFMSPEVARGEEQSFAADVWALGCTVIEMATALSPWPELNDVVAAVYKIGFTGESPEIPECLSEKGKDFLRNCLRRDPKERWVVEELLQHPFLEEEDQTQTQSLSCLNTSSPSTVLDQGFWDSCETSRSRLVQEEHADTFTRDTSPADRIKKLVGDEFPGEPEWIMAEDGWTEVRGNGEMEKRKEDDVDCVEATSLEEDEVGGYENWILDQEDSLFLEYSSTENNIFYFFLCNLFEEDKIIIYYYDHLEDGFVYVLDDNSNKNHFFSHVTILQVLVYVYHSRYRFDNYTKTI from the coding sequence ATGGAGGAACAAAACTGGATAAGAGGACCAACCATAGGCCGGGGCTCAACCGCCACCGTCTCACTAGCAATCACAAACTCCGGCGAGTTCTACGCCGTCAAGTCCGCTGAGTTTTCTTCATCGGCGTTTTTGCAGAGAGAAGAATCGATTCTCTCGAGTTTGAGCTCTCCTTACGTAGTCAAGTACATTGGCTCTAACACAACGACCGAGAACGACACGCTGACGTATAATCTCCTGATGGAGTACGTTCCCGGCGGGAGTATTCACGATTTGATCAAGACTTCCGGCGGGAAGTTGCCGGAGCCGGCGATTAGAACCTACACGCGTCAGATATTAAAAGGTTTGATGTATCTTCACGGTCTAGGGATTGTTCATTGCGATCTGAAGAGTCAGAATGTTATGATCGGAGGAGAAACTGCGAAGATCGCCGATTTGGGATGCGCTAAAATGGCGGGAAACGGGAGTTTGGTGTTTTCCGGTACACCGGCGTTTATGTCGCCGGAGGTGGCGCGTGGTGAAGAGCAGAGTTTCGCGGCGGATGTGTGGGCTTTGGGGTGTACGGTGATAGAGATGGCTACAGCGTTAAGTCCTTGGCCTGAGTTAAACGACGTCGTCGCTGCGGTTTACAAGATTGGGTTCACCGGTGAGTCGCCGGAGATTCCGGAGTGTTTGTCGGAGAAAGGTAAAGACTTTTTGAGGAATTGTCTGAGGAGAGATCCGAAAGAGAGATGGGTTGTTGAAGAGTTGCTTCAACACCCGTTTCTAGAGGAAGAGGACCAAACTCAAACTCAGTCTCTGTCTTGTCTGAATACTTCTTCTCCTAGTACTGTGTTGGATCAAGGTTTCTGGGATTCATGCGAAACCTCGAGAAGTCGATTAGTCCAAGAGGAACACGCAGACACATTTACAAGGGATACTTCACCGGCTGATCGGATCAAGAAACTCGTCGGAGATGAATTTCCCGGCGAACCGGAGTGGATTATGGCGGAGGATGGTTGGACTGAAGTTAGAGGCAACGGAGAGATGGAGAAACGTAAGGAAGACGATGTGGATTGCGTTGAAGCAACGTCATTGGAGGAAGACGAAGTGGGAGGGTATGAGAATTGGATCTTGGATCAAGAGGACAGCTTGTTCTTAGAATATTCTTCCACCGAGaacaacattttttattttttcctttgtaACCTCTTTGAAGaggataaaataattatatattattatgatCATCTTGAAGATGGTTTTGTATATGTTCTTGATGATAATAGTAATAAGAATCATTTCTTTAGCCACGTTACAATTCTACAAGTTCTAGTTTATGTATATCACAGTCGATACCGTTTTGACAATTACACCAAAACTATATAG